The following coding sequences are from one Lathamus discolor isolate bLatDis1 chromosome 10, bLatDis1.hap1, whole genome shotgun sequence window:
- the RBM22 gene encoding pre-mRNA-splicing factor RBM22: MSTSLGSNTYNRQNWEDADFPILCQTCLGENPYIRMTKEKYGKECKICARPFTVFRWCPGVRMRFKKTEVCQTCSKLKNVCQTCLLDLEYGLPIQVRDAGLSLKDEMPKSDVNKEYYTQNMEREISNSDGTRPVGALGKATSTSDMLLKLARTTPYYKRNRPHICSFWVKGECKRGEECPYRHEKPTDPDDPLADQNIKDRYYGINDPVADKLLKRASTMPRLDPPDDKTITTLYVGGLGDTITESDLRNHFYQFGEIRTITVVQRQQCAFIQFATRQAAEVAAEKSFNKLIVNGRRLNVKWGRSQAARGKDKDKEGTTESGIKLEPVPGLPGALPPPPAAEEEASANYFNLPPSGPPAVVNIALPPPPGIAPPPPPGFGPHMFHTMGPPPPFMRAPGPIHYPSQDPQRMGAHAGKHSNP; the protein is encoded by the exons ATGTCCACATCGCTGGGCTCCAACACCTACAACCGGCAGAACTGGGAGGACGCG GACTTCCCTATTCTGTGCCAGACATGTCTTGGAGAAAACCCATATATTCGAATG ACCAAAGAAAAATACGGAAAAGAATGCAAG ATTTGTGCCAGGCCTTTCACAGTGTTCCGCTGGTGCCCTGGTGTTCGCATGCGCTTCAAGAAGACAGAAGTGTGCCAAACATGCAGCAAGCTGAAGAACGTCTGTCAAACCTGTCTGCTTGACCTGGAATATG GTTTGCCTATTCAAGTGCGGGATGCAGGACTCTCCCTTAAAGATGAAATGCCTAAATCTGATGTCAATAAAGAATACTACACCCAGAACATGGAACGAGAG ATATCCAATTCTGATGGCACTAGGCCAGTTGGTGCGCTGGGAAAAGCTACGTCTACCAGTGACATGTTGCTGAAGCTGGCTCGGACCACTCCTTACTACAAACGTAACCGTCCTCACATCTGTTCCTTCTGGGTAAAAGGAGAGTGCAAGAGAGGAGAAGAGTGTCCCTACAG ACATGAGAAACCTACAGATCCAGACGATCCTCTGGCTGATCAGAACATCAAAGATCGTTACTATGGAATTAATGATCCCGTGGCTGATAAACTCCTGAAGCGAGCATCCACCATGCCTCGTCTGGACCCCCCTGATGACAAGACTATCACTACACTGTATGTTGGAGGGCTTGGAGATACCATCACTGAATCAGATCTCAG AAATCACTTCTACCAGTTTGGGGAGATCCGAACGATCACGGTGGTGCAGAGGCAGCAATGTGCCTTCATCCAGTTCGCCACCCGCCAAGCGGCAGAAGTGGCTGCTGAGAAATCCTTCAACAAGCTCATCGTGAACGGCCGCAGGCTCAATGTCAAATGGGGAAG GTCCCaggcagcaagaggaaaagatAAGGACAAGGAAGGTACTACAGAATCCGGGATAAAGCTGGAGCCAGTTCCAGGACTCCCTGGAG CTCTCCcccctcctccagctgcagaagaggaggCTTCTGCAAATTACTTCAACCTACCTCCAAGTGGCCCTCCAGCCGTGGTTAACATTGCcttgcctcctcctcctggcattgctccaccaccacctccag GTTTTGGACCACACATGTTCCACACCATGGGGCCACCACCTCCCTTCATGCGAGCCCCAGGCCCCATTCACTACCCATCTCAAGATCCCCAGAGGATGGGTGCCCATGCAGGGAAGCACAGCAACCCCTAG
- the MYOZ3 gene encoding myozenin-3 produces the protein MAIMRPGPEDEPRLDLGKKVSTTQDLMIEELSLPHNRGSRLFQQRQRRMQRFTFENLGSHRQLPGPGGSHRTERGDREGAANEWMAGEDAGGQQSYHSELHVAASPHGGPPEVPKKTEKVLQMSKILNPDALAPGYSGPLKEVPPEKFNVTAIPKGYRSPWHDLLGDKDNAVLGEYQPPMRPFQWDFRSFNRTPAPFDRTQLSDLFFVPATELDNLSALEVIDHRRNFNRVPQGWVRILPESDEL, from the exons ATGGCCATCATGAGACCGGGCCCTGAGGATG AGCCTCGGCTGGACCTGGGCAAGAAGGTGAGCACCACGCAGGACCTGATGATAGAGGagctctccctgccccacaACCGCGGGTCCCGGCTCTTCCAGCAGCGCCAGCGGCGGATGCAGCGCTTCACCTTTGAGAACCTCGGCAGCCACAGGCAG ctcccagggccGGGTGGCTCACACCGCACAGAGAGAGGGGACAGAGAGGGAGCAGCAAATGAGTGGATG GCAGGGGAGGATGCTGGGGGCCAGCAGAGTTACCACTCCGAGCTCCACGTGGCAGCATCGCCCCACGGTGGCCCCCCCGAAGTGCCCAAGAAGACAGAGAAAGTCCTGCAGATGAGTAAAATCCTCAACCCCGACGCTCTGGCCCCAG GGTACTCAGGTCCCCTCAAAGAAGTCCCCCCGGAGAAGTTCAATGTCACCGCCATCCCCAAGGGCTACCGATCCCCATGGCACGACCTCCTCGGTGACAAGGACAATGCTGTGCTCGGCGAGTACCAGCCACCCATGAGACCCTTTCAGTGGGACTTCAGGAGCTTCAACAG GACTCCCGCCCCATTTGACAGAACACAGCTCAGTGACCTGTTCTTTGTGCCTGCCACAGAGCTGGACAACCTGAGTGCTCTGGAGGTGATTGACCACAGGCGTAACTTCAACAGGGTGCCGCAAGGCTGGGTGCGGATTCTACCGGAGAGCGATGAGCTGTAG